The Deltaproteobacteria bacterium nucleotide sequence GGATCTTACAGTGCTTATCCGTGGTGCCGGAGAAATGGCCAGCGGGGTGGCCTGGCGTCTGTTTCAGGCCCATTTTAAAATCGTCCTTACGGAAATCGCTCAACCTTTAGCGGTCAGACGGGGGGTTTCTTTTTGCGAGGCCGTTTTTGAAGGAAGAAAAAGGGTGGAAGGGGTCGAGGCGGTCATGATCTCTGCGGAGAATGAGGTCCGAACGATCTGGGATTCCAAAGCCATTCCTTTATTGATCGATCCGGATTTAAACCAATCTCTTTCCCTGAAACCGGATGTTTTGATCGATGCCATCTTAGCCAAAAAAAATACCGGTACGCACATCCATCAGGCCCCCCTGGTCATCGCCCTTGGGCCCGGCTTCAAGGCAGGAATCGATGCCCACCTGGTTATTGAAACCAATCGGGGCCACAATTTGGGACGTATTCTGACCCAGGGGGAAGCCGAAGCCGATACCGGCAGCCCAGGCAATATCGGCGGCTACACCACCGAACGGGTACTGAGGGCCCCGGCCGAAGGGATCATTAAAACTTTTAGAAAGATCGGTGATACGGTTGAACCGGGTGAAACCGTGGCCGAGGTAGATGG carries:
- a CDS encoding EF2563 family selenium-dependent molybdenum hydroxylase system protein, whose amino-acid sequence is MKLSDLTVLIRGAGEMASGVAWRLFQAHFKIVLTEIAQPLAVRRGVSFCEAVFEGRKRVEGVEAVMISAENEVRTIWDSKAIPLLIDPDLNQSLSLKPDVLIDAILAKKNTGTHIHQAPLVIALGPGFKAGIDAHLVIETNRGHNLGRILTQGEAEADTGSPGNIGGYTTERVLRAPAEGIIKTFRKIGDTVEPGETVAEVDGRPIEARIKGILRGLVREGTPVPAGLKVGDVDPRGNKTYCDTISEKARAIGGGVLEGIMRYYN